From a single Candidatus Woesearchaeota archaeon genomic region:
- a CDS encoding diacylglycerol kinase family lipid kinase → MRYLLLINPYSGKKNKEIVIEKIKERFSSCVDVISTEKKGDALLFAKGSNHDIIITGGGDGTINEVINGIMLNKQKKQKPTLAILPLGTSNMFARSLGLTGKSIEELGELIASERSRNIDVGKANERYFVIASGIGFDAHAYHYVQPQLKRMVGEAAYPISLLKTMIDYKPQELSIDCCGKKRTGYFVLVCNVVKFHKFFTLIKEGNEYDGQFDVLVFQKKNLLDNLRYLYGVLAQKHHLFKDVEHIICKELTITSKTPVLNHTDAEDNGTTPVKITMFEKAIKIIC, encoded by the coding sequence ATGAGATATTTATTATTGATTAATCCTTATTCTGGGAAAAAGAATAAAGAGATTGTTATTGAGAAAATTAAGGAGAGATTCTCTTCTTGCGTTGACGTTATCTCTACTGAAAAGAAAGGTGATGCATTGCTCTTTGCTAAGGGCAGCAACCATGATATTATTATTACCGGTGGAGGAGACGGGACAATAAATGAAGTTATTAATGGCATCATGCTCAATAAACAGAAAAAACAGAAGCCTACTTTGGCAATTTTGCCATTAGGAACCTCGAATATGTTTGCTCGAAGCTTAGGGCTTACTGGTAAATCTATTGAAGAACTTGGTGAACTTATTGCTTCGGAAAGATCAAGAAACATTGATGTAGGCAAAGCAAATGAAAGGTATTTTGTTATTGCTTCAGGCATTGGATTTGATGCGCATGCTTATCATTATGTTCAACCTCAACTAAAAAGAATGGTGGGGGAAGCTGCGTACCCTATTTCTCTGTTAAAAACAATGATTGATTATAAACCTCAAGAGTTAAGCATAGATTGCTGCGGGAAAAAAAGAACAGGGTATTTTGTTTTAGTTTGTAATGTGGTTAAATTTCATAAGTTTTTTACCTTGATTAAAGAGGGCAATGAGTACGATGGTCAGTTTGATGTGCTTGTTTTTCAAAAGAAAAATCTGTTAGATAATTTACGCTATTTATATGGCGTATTAGCGCAAAAACATCATCTGTTTAAAGATGTTGAGCACATTATTTGCAAGGAATTAACCATTACTTCAAAAACACCTGTACTTAACCATACTGATGCAGAAGATAACGGAACTACTCCTGTTAAGATAACAATGTTTGAGAAAGCAATTAAGATTATATGTTAA
- a CDS encoding TldD/PmbA family protein: MKKKQIKEIKEFFSQLVKIMEEKALYADCLYTAVSDRTINKDKTIIDIHDDADIGVKLRVFDGEKFLEKGISGFNKTSLKKAAEELRDSVMSNKETVKLIKDTSIFENDFEQKGTIDQHAIRINEKVAFVNKLQQQIMAFDKRIINTRVLYEEGIEIKIFVNNKKKLSQIINSCFILVLPFVQTAEGETRYYYKAYFKPGYEATDISEQDINDVCTMALRIIDAKRIQPGRYTCLLTPPVTGLLAHESFGHGMEADTMFKGRAMASQYLGRKIAPDYVSIVDNPSFSGKNGSFFFDDEGQITDQTFLVKEGLVNRPITDLYSASRSNFLRSGNARAESYDHKVFARMSNTYFMPGNDDPRKMLESIDDGYYLHYSTGGMEDPKGWGTQIQGILAERVIHGRLTGELFFEVGMTGFLPTILSNIMMVGNELILPGCGRCGKGHKEWVRVCEGGPHLLIKELHLS, encoded by the coding sequence ATGAAGAAAAAGCAGATAAAAGAAATCAAAGAATTCTTTTCTCAACTTGTTAAGATTATGGAAGAAAAAGCTCTTTATGCTGATTGTTTGTATACTGCTGTTTCTGATAGAACCATCAATAAAGACAAAACTATTATTGACATTCATGATGATGCTGATATCGGAGTAAAATTACGGGTGTTTGATGGGGAAAAATTTCTTGAGAAGGGAATAAGCGGCTTTAATAAAACCAGCCTTAAAAAGGCTGCTGAAGAACTCCGTGATTCTGTGATGAGCAACAAGGAGACTGTTAAACTGATTAAAGATACCAGTATTTTTGAAAATGATTTTGAACAAAAAGGGACTATTGATCAGCATGCTATCCGCATCAATGAAAAGGTCGCTTTTGTCAATAAACTTCAACAACAAATCATGGCATTTGATAAGCGCATCATTAATACTCGCGTTTTATATGAAGAAGGCATTGAGATCAAAATATTTGTTAATAACAAGAAAAAACTCAGCCAAATCATTAATAGTTGTTTTATTCTGGTTCTGCCCTTTGTGCAAACAGCAGAAGGAGAAACAAGATATTATTACAAAGCTTATTTTAAGCCTGGTTATGAAGCAACTGATATTTCAGAACAAGATATTAATGATGTTTGCACTATGGCATTGCGGATTATTGATGCAAAAAGGATTCAACCAGGACGATATACTTGTTTATTGACGCCGCCTGTCACTGGTTTGTTAGCACATGAAAGTTTTGGACATGGCATGGAAGCTGATACTATGTTCAAAGGAAGAGCTATGGCTTCACAATACCTTGGCAGGAAAATTGCCCCTGATTATGTTTCTATTGTTGATAATCCTTCATTTTCTGGAAAAAACGGAAGCTTTTTTTTTGATGATGAAGGGCAGATAACTGATCAAACCTTCCTTGTTAAGGAAGGTTTGGTTAATAGACCAATTACTGATTTGTATTCAGCTTCACGGAGCAATTTTTTACGCTCAGGAAATGCACGAGCAGAAAGTTATGACCACAAAGTGTTTGCGCGAATGTCAAATACCTATTTTATGCCTGGCAATGACGACCCTCGAAAAATGCTCGAATCTATTGATGATGGTTATTATTTGCATTATTCAACTGGAGGCATGGAAGATCCCAAAGGATGGGGCACACAAATCCAAGGTATTCTTGCTGAAAGAGTTATCCACGGCAGATTAACAGGAGAACTATTTTTTGAAGTAGGGATGACGGGATTTTTACCAACCATTTTATCCAATATCATGATGGTGGGCAATGAGTTAATACTACCAGGCTGCGGAAGATGCGGCAAAGGACATAAAGAATGGGTTAGAGTCTGTGAAGGCGGACCACATTTATTGATTAAGGAGCTGCATTTATCATGA
- a CDS encoding thioredoxin domain-containing protein: MLNLQRNNLDKAASPYLQQHKDNPIYWQEWSKEVLKAAKTQNKPILASVGYATCHWCHVMAKESFSNEAIAEYLNHYYISIKIDREQRPDIDNYCMSFIQTVQGQGGWPLNVIFTPDLKPLFAVTYVPAEPKYGMPGFLSLLQQVKKAYDKHQATMAAFTPLHPHHQSIDDDSMIKIIQESFDKMYGGFGHGMKFPPHNTLLFLLSYYEKTRDNNVKEIIEKTLDSMAVSGLQDHLQGGFFRYCTDQTWSIPHFEKMLYDQAMLLWCYSAAFKLFKKPFYKMVVKKIMMCLEETFENNNLYYAAHDADTDHEEGKTYLWGYDELKQLLNKDEFREFTAVYDISEQSNFEEKNHLIKKQSKFLPDIEQKLLDIRKQRPQPFTDKKIITSWNALLGIALIQAWRCCQDRTAKQKAEKLFKALVNKHYNKEELIHTSLGDSLQPHEFLEDYGALLLLTTYLYEETGNYKQLLKQLYKQLEQFKRQDHWIESITDDFKEIPAHQFDHPYPSSASLAEAALLRTNLLLNKEHTTLEYRSPFEYDFYNLLAFITQGNIPIIHLPYRLDWQQVSYNTLQVKSEQIQYCYERKCFSYNSLDDLKKSLGIF; the protein is encoded by the coding sequence ATGCTCAATCTTCAACGTAATAATCTCGATAAAGCAGCCTCGCCATATCTGCAACAGCATAAAGATAATCCAATATACTGGCAGGAATGGTCAAAAGAGGTTTTAAAAGCTGCTAAAACCCAGAATAAGCCAATATTAGCTTCTGTTGGCTATGCTACCTGTCATTGGTGCCATGTTATGGCAAAAGAATCCTTTAGTAATGAAGCAATAGCAGAGTATCTTAACCATTATTATATAAGTATTAAAATTGATCGTGAACAACGTCCTGACATAGACAACTATTGTATGTCCTTTATACAAACAGTGCAAGGCCAGGGTGGTTGGCCATTAAATGTTATTTTCACACCAGATCTTAAACCCTTATTTGCAGTAACCTATGTTCCTGCTGAACCAAAATATGGCATGCCAGGGTTTCTTTCATTATTACAGCAGGTGAAAAAAGCATATGATAAACATCAGGCAACTATGGCAGCTTTTACGCCTTTGCATCCTCATCATCAATCGATTGATGATGATTCAATGATAAAAATAATTCAAGAATCATTTGATAAAATGTATGGTGGTTTTGGTCATGGTATGAAATTTCCCCCTCATAACACGTTATTATTCCTCCTTAGTTATTATGAAAAAACCAGAGATAATAATGTAAAAGAGATTATAGAAAAAACCCTTGATAGCATGGCAGTTTCAGGGTTGCAGGATCATCTGCAGGGAGGTTTTTTCCGCTATTGCACTGATCAAACATGGAGCATTCCGCATTTTGAAAAAATGCTGTATGATCAAGCAATGTTGCTATGGTGTTACAGTGCAGCGTTCAAACTCTTCAAAAAACCATTCTATAAAATGGTAGTAAAGAAAATTATGATGTGTTTAGAAGAAACATTTGAAAATAATAATTTGTATTATGCAGCTCATGATGCAGACACAGATCATGAAGAAGGCAAAACTTATCTTTGGGGGTATGACGAACTTAAACAGCTTCTCAATAAAGATGAGTTCAGAGAATTCACCGCGGTGTATGATATTTCAGAACAAAGTAATTTTGAAGAAAAAAATCATCTGATAAAAAAACAATCTAAATTTCTTCCTGATATCGAACAAAAATTGCTGGATATCAGAAAACAACGTCCTCAACCTTTTACTGATAAAAAAATAATCACTTCATGGAATGCGTTGTTGGGAATAGCTCTCATACAGGCATGGCGTTGCTGTCAAGATAGGACTGCAAAACAAAAAGCAGAGAAACTGTTCAAAGCTTTAGTAAACAAGCATTATAATAAAGAAGAACTTATCCACACCTCATTAGGAGATAGCCTTCAACCACATGAATTTCTTGAAGATTATGGAGCGTTATTGTTATTGACAACGTATCTCTATGAAGAAACAGGCAATTATAAACAACTTCTCAAACAATTATATAAGCAATTAGAGCAATTTAAACGGCAAGATCATTGGATAGAAAGCATAACTGATGATTTCAAAGAAATTCCTGCTCACCAATTTGATCATCCTTACCCAAGTTCAGCATCATTGGCAGAAGCAGCTCTTCTTCGTACAAACCTACTGTTGAACAAAGAGCATACAACATTAGAGTACCGCTCGCCTTTTGAGTATGATTTCTACAACCTGCTAGCGTTTATCACTCAAGGAAATATTCCTATAATTCATCTTCCCTATCGATTAGACTGGCAGCAGGTAAGTTATAACACTTTACAGGTGAAATCAGAACAGATACAATATTGCTATGAACGAAAATGCTTTTCTTATAATTCTCTTGATGATTTGAAGAAAAGTCTCGGCATATTCTGA
- the corA gene encoding magnesium/cobalt transporter CorA produces the protein MFTILQNHKGKIKEVTVDNIKSLDTDWIDCYKPNDKELSLLVEKTGLPLTRLKSYLNDEARPHVVEMKNFSLIIFAVPFFQNNRVHIKNLNIFLFGSNNILTLHNEKLLPLQTINSLIKKDQPGLLDNPSHFVFNLMTEVVNDYFVILEQLHANVDNLEDEVLNQPKFTQTREIRDFKRNILYVHRGLTANREVIVSIEKEYLSRISKQEIKKYRFIYNDLVQLIDMNETYRDILTTAMELYLTNISNNLNNTVKRLTGWGGLILIPTLIASIYGMNFHDTASKYNMPELQWKFGYFFALGLIIGSIILLYYYFKKKDWL, from the coding sequence ATGTTTACCATCCTTCAGAATCATAAAGGGAAAATTAAGGAAGTTACGGTAGATAATATCAAATCATTAGATACTGATTGGATTGATTGTTATAAACCAAATGACAAAGAACTGTCTTTACTGGTTGAGAAAACAGGGCTTCCTTTAACAAGGTTAAAATCATATCTTAATGATGAAGCACGACCGCACGTAGTGGAAATGAAGAATTTCTCCTTAATTATCTTTGCTGTTCCATTTTTTCAGAATAACAGGGTGCATATTAAAAACCTGAATATTTTTCTCTTTGGAAGCAATAATATTCTCACGCTGCACAATGAAAAACTTCTTCCCCTTCAAACAATAAATAGTCTGATTAAAAAAGATCAGCCAGGGCTTCTTGATAACCCAAGTCATTTTGTTTTTAATCTCATGACTGAAGTGGTCAATGATTATTTTGTTATTCTCGAACAACTCCATGCGAATGTTGATAATCTGGAAGATGAAGTATTAAACCAGCCAAAATTTACGCAAACACGTGAAATACGTGATTTTAAAAGAAATATCCTCTATGTGCATCGGGGATTAACTGCTAATCGGGAAGTTATTGTCAGTATTGAAAAGGAATATCTCTCGCGAATTTCAAAGCAAGAGATTAAAAAATACCGTTTTATTTACAATGATTTAGTTCAGTTAATTGATATGAACGAAACCTATCGTGATATTTTAACAACAGCAATGGAGTTGTATTTAACTAATATTTCCAATAATCTCAATAACACCGTTAAACGCCTTACTGGTTGGGGTGGATTGATTTTAATCCCAACATTAATTGCAAGCATTTACGGCATGAATTTCCACGACACAGCTTCAAAATATAACATGCCTGAATTACAATGGAAATTTGGTTATTTCTTTGCCTTGGGATTGATAATAGGATCAATAATTCTTCTCTATTATTATTTCAAGAAGAAGGATTGGTTGTGA
- a CDS encoding adenylosuccinate synthase, which produces MKTVIIGSQFGDEGKGKLVDFLAQQYDSVVRYQGGNNAGHTVVIGQQKFAFHLIPSGILLGKSCVLGNGVVIDPEVLLSELETLKKSGIFVSKSEQLLISPKAHIILFYHKILDVLSEARLQDGKIGTTGRGIGPCYADKISRIGVRMEDYFHRESFYAKILQNVNSKLLQMLYFCDEDTLKQYLQQNYPQFYNKDRLFDIDKIGEYYWRLGIQLRHFVGNVAPLLDGKNILFEGAQGTFLDVDYGTYPFVTSSSPSIGGAYTGSGIGNFNFDKRIGIVKAYTTRVGGGKFVTELSYETPVGKYLTEKGNEYGTTTGRRRRVGWLDLFMLKYGCKLNGYTEFALTKLDVLTGIDKLQICVGYRNIVDFPENMHVFNTAEPEYMVLPGWNQDISTCKRFEELPEPCQKYVRFIEEYLGVKVSIISVGPERTQTIVRE; this is translated from the coding sequence GTGAAAACCGTTATTATAGGCAGCCAGTTTGGCGATGAAGGAAAGGGAAAACTTGTTGATTTTCTTGCTCAGCAATATGACTCTGTTGTTCGTTATCAAGGAGGAAATAACGCTGGACATACTGTTGTTATTGGGCAACAGAAATTTGCATTTCATTTAATTCCCTCAGGGATATTATTAGGAAAATCATGTGTTCTCGGCAATGGCGTTGTTATTGATCCTGAAGTGTTATTAAGTGAATTGGAAACTTTAAAAAAATCAGGGATTTTTGTTTCAAAATCAGAACAATTGTTGATTTCACCAAAAGCACATATTATCTTATTTTATCATAAAATATTAGATGTATTGTCAGAAGCAAGACTGCAAGATGGCAAAATTGGTACAACAGGAAGGGGGATTGGACCTTGTTATGCTGATAAAATAAGCAGGATTGGCGTGCGGATGGAGGATTATTTTCATCGAGAAAGTTTTTATGCTAAAATACTGCAAAATGTTAACAGTAAACTATTGCAGATGCTGTATTTCTGCGATGAAGATACTTTGAAACAATATCTCCAGCAAAACTATCCACAATTCTATAATAAAGACCGATTATTTGATATTGATAAAATCGGTGAATATTATTGGAGATTAGGGATTCAACTCCGCCATTTTGTTGGCAATGTTGCCCCCTTATTAGATGGAAAAAACATTCTTTTTGAAGGAGCGCAGGGAACGTTCTTGGATGTTGACTACGGCACCTATCCGTTTGTAACATCGTCATCACCATCTATTGGAGGAGCTTATACTGGCTCAGGGATAGGAAATTTTAATTTTGATAAAAGAATTGGCATTGTTAAAGCATATACTACTCGTGTTGGCGGAGGAAAATTTGTAACTGAGCTTTCTTATGAAACACCTGTTGGAAAATATCTTACTGAAAAAGGCAATGAATATGGAACAACAACGGGAAGGAGAAGGCGTGTTGGATGGCTTGATTTATTTATGCTTAAGTATGGCTGCAAACTTAACGGGTATACAGAGTTTGCATTAACTAAGTTAGATGTTTTAACCGGTATTGATAAACTCCAGATTTGCGTTGGCTATAGAAATATAGTTGATTTTCCAGAAAATATGCATGTATTTAATACTGCTGAACCTGAATATATGGTATTACCCGGATGGAATCAAGATATTAGCACCTGTAAACGATTTGAAGAATTACCAGAACCATGCCAGAAATATGTACGATTTATTGAAGAATACTTAGGTGTGAAGGTAAGTATTATTTCTGTTGGACCTGAACGAACGCAGACTATTGTTCGAGAATAA
- a CDS encoding 2OG-Fe(II) oxygenase, whose amino-acid sequence METTNIISLRKTFSNNKPFPYLIIPNSLEKQQAQKIKEALIQETFYEKQSDLFKFKQTNDLASTKNKYLIECRNFLKSKDFIKYLESITQVKLKENSIDLAGTLYEDTDFLLCHDDKLEGRKIAFIYYLSTLKKSEGGTLNFFKHNNYHQPTTIAIKIKPLFNTFVFFKVCPESFHEVEEVIGKTKRYALSGWFHGNN is encoded by the coding sequence ATGGAAACGACAAATATCATCTCATTGAGAAAAACATTTTCCAATAACAAGCCATTCCCTTATCTTATAATACCTAATTCTCTTGAAAAACAACAAGCGCAAAAAATCAAGGAAGCATTAATTCAAGAAACTTTTTATGAAAAACAATCAGATTTATTCAAATTCAAGCAAACAAATGATCTCGCAAGTACAAAAAACAAGTATCTAATTGAATGTAGAAATTTTCTTAAATCAAAAGACTTCATCAAATATCTTGAATCAATAACGCAAGTCAAATTGAAAGAAAACTCTATTGATCTTGCAGGAACATTATATGAAGACACAGATTTCTTGCTCTGTCATGATGATAAACTTGAAGGAAGAAAAATTGCCTTTATCTATTATCTTTCAACCTTAAAAAAGAGCGAGGGAGGTACGCTTAATTTTTTTAAACACAACAACTATCATCAACCTACAACGATTGCTATTAAAATTAAGCCTTTGTTTAACACCTTTGTTTTCTTCAAAGTTTGTCCAGAGTCATTTCATGAAGTTGAAGAGGTTATAGGCAAGACAAAGCGGTATGCTTTGTCAGGGTGGTTTCATGGAAATAATTAA
- the pcn gene encoding proliferating cell nuclear antigen (pcna) — translation MKLTLAEPRYLKDSIMIISELVNEARFKINQNGIELVAMDPANVAMVMFQLLASSFVEYTVPQDMELAINLSNLKQILKRAKPSDMITLEVDEKNKLVVTLSGGSKRRFSLPLIELDEREQKVPELHFPLSVTIPSTVLNDSVEDVDIVGESVAFTVENGKFTVSAEGDLTDAHVFLPENEEIKIVSESQEKIRAKYSIEYLKKMISAGKLAPNATIKFNKDYPLKLEYKVLDRVAMNFILAPRVESD, via the coding sequence ATGAAATTAACTTTAGCAGAACCACGTTACCTAAAAGATAGTATCATGATTATCAGTGAACTTGTTAATGAAGCTCGGTTTAAGATTAATCAAAATGGTATTGAACTTGTAGCTATGGATCCAGCTAATGTTGCCATGGTTATGTTTCAACTCTTAGCAAGCAGTTTTGTAGAATATACCGTGCCGCAAGATATGGAATTAGCTATTAATTTAAGCAATTTAAAACAAATTCTTAAGCGAGCCAAGCCAAGCGACATGATAACTTTAGAAGTTGATGAGAAAAATAAGCTTGTTGTTACCTTAAGCGGTGGTTCAAAACGACGGTTTTCTTTGCCGCTCATTGAACTTGACGAGCGCGAACAAAAAGTACCTGAACTACATTTCCCCCTATCAGTAACTATACCTTCAACAGTACTCAATGATTCTGTTGAAGATGTTGATATTGTAGGAGAGAGTGTTGCATTTACTGTTGAAAATGGAAAATTCACCGTAAGCGCAGAAGGAGATTTAACTGATGCACATGTATTTTTACCTGAAAATGAAGAAATCAAAATTGTCAGCGAATCCCAGGAAAAAATCCGCGCAAAATATTCAATAGAATACCTTAAAAAGATGATCAGCGCCGGGAAGCTTGCCCCAAACGCTACAATCAAATTCAATAAAGATTATCCTCTTAAACTTGAATACAAAGTTCTTGATAGAGTTGCCATGAATTTTATTCTTGCACCGCGAGTTGAAAGCGATTAA
- the carA gene encoding glutamine-hydrolyzing carbamoyl-phosphate synthase small subunit, producing the protein MDKKAVLILEDGSCYEGYSFGAERSVSGEVVFNTGMTGYPETLTDPSYAGQILTCTYPLIGNYGVPTALEGNQLQQLQEHFESDAIQVKGLLLCGYPEQHNHWNGKKSLGAWLKEHNVPGLYGLDTRSLTKKLREKGTMVGKIIVGNQNIPFFDPSNVNLVAGVSIKEIKTFNEAVNNDEHNIMFVVVDCGIKHNIIRCLNKYGVKVVLVPWDFDFNALKYDGLFISNGPGDPKQCAVTINNLKKNLDKQIPTFGICLGNQLLALAAGADTYKLKYGHRGQNQPCIIEGSARAFITTQNHGYAVDETTLPSDWEVWWRNLNDGTVEGIKHKTLPFFGFQAHPEASAGPTDTEFLFQDFINVVKVYKHGRK; encoded by the coding sequence ATGGACAAAAAGGCAGTTTTAATTTTAGAAGATGGTTCTTGTTATGAGGGTTATTCATTTGGTGCAGAACGTTCTGTTTCAGGCGAAGTTGTTTTTAATACAGGCATGACCGGTTATCCAGAAACTCTCACTGATCCTTCATATGCTGGCCAGATTTTAACGTGTACCTATCCTTTAATAGGTAATTATGGTGTTCCAACAGCATTAGAAGGAAATCAATTGCAGCAATTACAAGAACATTTTGAATCTGATGCTATTCAAGTGAAGGGTTTACTGTTGTGTGGTTATCCAGAGCAGCACAATCATTGGAATGGAAAAAAATCTCTTGGAGCATGGCTTAAAGAGCATAATGTTCCTGGGTTATATGGATTAGATACTCGTTCTTTAACAAAGAAATTACGGGAAAAAGGAACCATGGTAGGTAAGATCATTGTAGGCAATCAAAATATTCCTTTTTTTGACCCAAGTAACGTAAATCTCGTTGCCGGAGTTAGCATTAAAGAAATAAAAACATTTAATGAAGCAGTCAACAACGACGAACATAATATTATGTTCGTCGTTGTTGACTGTGGAATAAAACACAATATTATACGCTGTTTAAACAAGTATGGTGTGAAAGTAGTTCTTGTGCCTTGGGATTTTGATTTTAATGCCTTAAAATATGATGGATTATTTATTTCAAATGGTCCTGGTGATCCAAAGCAGTGTGCTGTAACGATCAACAATCTTAAAAAAAATCTCGACAAGCAAATACCGACATTTGGTATCTGTCTTGGCAATCAATTATTGGCATTAGCAGCAGGAGCAGACACCTATAAATTAAAATATGGTCATCGTGGTCAAAATCAACCCTGCATTATTGAAGGGTCAGCAAGAGCTTTTATCACGACACAAAATCATGGATATGCAGTTGATGAAACTACATTGCCTTCTGATTGGGAAGTATGGTGGCGTAATTTAAATGATGGAACTGTAGAAGGCATAAAACATAAAACACTTCCTTTTTTTGGTTTTCAAGCTCATCCCGAAGCAAGTGCAGGTCCAACCGACACTGAGTTTTTGTTTCAGGATTTTATTAACGTAGTCAAGGTGTACAAACATGGGAGAAAATGA
- a CDS encoding NUDIX domain-containing protein, producing MGENELIDVIDEQEHIIKTIPKSQVRKEKNTQPNKWDITVGGWVLAGEFPERAAYRETEEEIGAENVKLTFLLKYKFAYNNEQNMISYLYKTVYNGNIIPQIDEVQAFEWVNLNDLAKIKTYYEDTKI from the coding sequence ATGGGAGAAAATGAATTAATAGATGTTATTGATGAACAGGAGCATATTATCAAAACTATTCCTAAATCACAAGTAAGAAAAGAAAAAAACACACAGCCAAATAAATGGGATATTACTGTTGGTGGTTGGGTTTTGGCAGGAGAATTTCCTGAACGTGCAGCTTACCGAGAAACAGAAGAAGAAATTGGTGCAGAAAATGTTAAGCTTACCTTTTTGTTGAAGTATAAATTTGCGTATAATAATGAACAAAATATGATATCATATCTCTACAAAACAGTTTATAATGGTAACATTATTCCTCAAATAGATGAAGTTCAAGCATTTGAGTGGGTAAATTTAAATGATTTAGCCAAAATAAAAACATATTATGAGGATACAAAAATATGA